ATGGAGAGAAAGGTACAGAGGCTAAACTGCAACACTAAACGGCACAGTTTTAGCACGAGTTTTGGGGCTTTCAAAATCATTCAGAATTAACTTCAGAGAAGCCCGGGAGACTCTGTGCAGAGATTTATTTACACCAAGAACTAAAATTGATTGCTTAAAACATACAAAATTAACAATCTTTGTGACAATTTTGCTTATCTGTGAACTGTAACTCTGATTCTGGTTTATATAGAGAGAAATATTTTAGTTCTCTTAAAACCCTAATACTCTGGTTTTAGGCAATTTCGGATCAAATAATTAATGGGCCGGTTTCATGAATAACCCAAAACAATTTACAACTGATAGATAATGGCAAAAAGCCTCGCTCACAGTAGCCCACCTCAGTAATTTCCTCTTATGAAAAAGGAACTTGCTGTATATCGAGGTTGTGAACCCGATTCATAATTTTCGCTAACTTCTCGCTAACGATCAGATCTATTTTATATAGTACGgatattttattcaattaaagtGTTTCGTTTCGGAAATTTTTCGGACACTTGATATTTCTGACATGAAACTTCATTCTCTACATAAGAAATCTTCAAATAACACCGTTTCGCCATATGTTTCGTTTTCCCATGTTCATATCATTTTCCATGTTACTTAGGctatttttactataaaaagaagaaagaaaaaatgtgGACCTATTGATAGTGAATGGGAAGTGAGGGATGCATCAACATTTGTAGTCCAACTATTATAGCCAATAGCAAGCATGCACCTAGCAATTTGGGGTTATTCctaataattttcttatttttaattcaatagACTTATCCACtattataaaatcaatcaaattaatCCAATACccatttacattttttattagtttagaCCGTTTGGTGATATAATATGAGAGAATTTTCAAGTGCAAACTTGTGTCCCATAATTAATTTgaccaattaaaattaaattttaaaaaactctaaaataaatttatatatccaaatttaaatagaaataaaattctttcattgatctataattataaattataaattaatttgatttgaattttttttggtataAGAAAAAAGGCAAAgcctaaataaaattatagttgaaTAAACAAACTATAAAAACTCCGTAAAAATCATGAGAAATCCAAGGAATATACTATCCGGCATAGTATCAAAAGCAAAATTCCCTATCATATCTAGAGCTGTCTGAATATCAGGAGGAATCGGTTCAGAAGAACCAATCTCCATATCATCTCCTGTTGTAGGCAAACAAGCAGAGTTGTATGAATTGTTTGCAGAATCCTTCTGATACATGTTGTTGTACGTGACCGTTACGACGGAATGCTTAGTCCTATCCacattgatttgattttgatataGCTAAATTTTAACCTAACTGATGGAAACCGAATTCTAGAATATATAATAAGCCGAGTCATATGGGATTTGCACGTCAAAGTGAACTCGGAGACTTGCCCAAGCAAGTTATAGGATTTCGTAGATCTTAGTAATCAAATCTAGCATGTCTAGCCAAAGATCTTGATTACGTGTACAATTCAAATACCATAAAAGGTTCTAAAAGATCTAGATCTCACAGATCTTTGAGatatttttctatttagaaGTATGTTTCTATTTAGAAGTCTAATCCTATTTAAGAGTcctcctaaataggactcttccTAAATAGGAATCTTTTTCCTATTTTGATTCACATACTGAATataaatcacttttctattccAACTCTATAATGTATCCTCCATACTTACTATAAAAGGACTAGAAGTTTGCCTACACACGCAGAATTACATGACGAGTTCCCTTAAACTTAATATaatactgacttaagcatcagagTGCTCATCAGACAACTACTGTCCGGTCAACCATTTATCTTGTTTTGCAGGTCAATTACCATTGAGAAGGCTGACTCTATTAATTGATGTTATCTATGGAAAAAACTTGACAATTTCAATATTGAAGGAGattttctgaactcaaacaaattttattaaaggtTGATTTTCAAATGGAACTGACCCAAAAAAAACAACCAGCGAAAATTagcaactaaaaaaaaaaattcttttggaATGCAAAGGagcaaaaaataagaaataaaagaatcattatcaaaaatacatatgataAACAATGTAAGTAGCAACCATcaaggaaaaagacaaaaaacaaAGATGTTGGGCATGAAAGAATCCCCCCTACCTACAATAACGTTAATGAAAAAGATTTCAGACGAAATAATGGGTTTATGTTTTGGTATTGAGTAATGAAATGCGGAGAGAATCTTAATAGATGAAGGAAGCGCGATAAATTTAATGCGcaaaaaattctataaaaatctCGAAAGAATAACTGTGGAAATAAAACGAATTACCATCCCACTCATGAGATTCGAAGGACTGCTCATCAAACCCCCGAGAACGATAACCCTAGACGTGAAAATTGGAAGAGAAAAGAAGGGTAAGGAAATGCCTACACTATTCAACATAGTGGACATTGATTTTTCTTACAATGTCATTTTGGGAAGACATGTTTCCCATGATTCGATGGCTGTCACCAGCGTAAAAGCAATCATGATGAAAATTCCAACTGACAAAAAAATCGTCACAACAAAAGAAGGCCGGAAGACAACCAAAAAAATGCTATGACCAATTAATAAAGGAATCTTTCGGACTGCCAATCGAAGAAATCCTAAATCATGACATTGAAAAGAAGTACTCTGAATCCAAAGacgaaatatattttataattaacgATTCAAATTTAATTCTATAAGAAATAGCTCATAcggttgatttttttattaaaatttaaaaaagtttagaagagtttaaaataagaattatttgtaagaaaataaatttaaattgagaatagaatataattttcataaattataaaattggttGATCAAATTagcatataaataatttttaaatatttatttttttatttaggttaaaaatacaaatatataaatcttttaattattattattttttaattaaaattgttaataaTTCTATAATAAATCACTACCTGATATTTCTACACCTTGGTACATGCACCTCAACATCATAAATCATATCCACCAATCCCTACCAGACAAACCACTTCCTCCTCTCAATTTCCTACTTTTCCTCCTAGCCAAACACCAATTATTTTCCTGCACTTTCCCACGCTTTCTCCTTCTTCTCAATTAACCCCCTTAATTTTCTGTACTTTCTTTAATTTTCCAGGAAAATTCCTTTTCTTCAGTTCATCCATATAAACATTTTTTTCAACCAAAAAAAATGTTTCTTGGATCTTGCAGAATTTTCCTGGAAAATTCCTTTTCCTTGTCCTCATTCTCCTCCTCCTTCtttgttatataaatttaataaaataatctttaattatttttttcagaaaGAATTATGAATAACAATGGAGCAAGACATATTCTTTTTGGGAAATATGAGATGGGGAGATTATTAGGTCAAGGTACCTTTGCAAAGGTGTATAAAGGGAGAAATCTTGCAACCCAAGAAAATGTTGCAATTAAAGTTGTGAATAAAGATCAAGTCAAGAAACAAGGTTTAATGGAGCAATTAAAGAGAGAAATTTCTGTTATGCATAATCTTGTCAAGCATCCAAATATTGTGGAGTTAAAAGAAGTTTTggctacaaaattaaaagttttctTCATTATGGAATATGTAAAAGGTGGTGAATTATTTGCCAAGGTCAAGAAAGGAAAATTGAAAGAAGATATAGCAAGAAAGTATTTTCAACAATTGATTAGTGCTGTTGATTATTGCCATAGCCGCGGAGTTTCTCATCGCGATTTAAAGCCGGAGAATCTATTATTAGACGAGAATGGAGATTTAAAAGTTTCGGATTTCGGGTTATCGGCCTTGCCGGAGCAGAATTTGAATGATGGATTGTTGCATACTCAATGTGGGACCCCTGCTTATGTGGCTCCTGAAATCCTGAGGAAAAAAGGTTATGATGGTGCTAAAGCTGATATTTGGTCCTGTGGTGTTGTTCTGTTTGTTCTGCTTGCTGGGTATTTACCATTTCAGAATGAGAATTTAAtgaaaatgtatttgaaaattttcaaagcGGATTACGAGATTCCGCCCTGGATTTCAAAGGATTCGAGAATTTTAATCTCCAAGCTCCTTGTTGTCGATCCTGAGAAGAGAATTTCAATTCCGAACATAATGGAAAACCGTTGGTTTCGGAAAGGTCGTCAGGAAAATAGTATTACAGAAGAGAGAAAATTGGTATCagaaactaaaaacaataatcaGAATTCTCCACCATTCTACAATGCTTTTGAGTTCATTTCAGGAATGTCATCAGGATTTGATTTGTCAAGCTTATTCGAGACCAAGAAAAGATCAAGCTCTATGTTCACTTCAAAATCCCCTGCTCCTGAAATCCTGACGAAGTTGGAATCCGCAGCGAACGAGTTGAATTTGATTCGAGTAGCGAGTGACTCGGAATTTAAGGTGAAGTTGCAAAGGAAAGTACAAGGAAGAAAGGGGAAATTGGCTGTTATGGCGGAGGTTTACGAGGTGGCACCGCAGGTGGCGGTGGTTCAGTTTTCGAAGTCTGCCGGAGACAGCCTTGAGTACAGTAAGTTTTGTGAAGAGGGTTTTAAGCCTGCGCTCAAAGACATAGTTTGGAGTTGGCAAGGGGAAACTAATACATTCAATAATTAGATGATTAAGGAGAAataaatttagattaattattagttaattagtagcaaaactataaaattatattgGCTAGGCTTGtttgttaattatttggattgggATCCGAAtcctaattattatttttatgttctgTTGAGGTTATAGGCATTAGGTTGGGATGTTTTGTGTTGTTAATTCTTGATTTAGTATAAATGGGGGATTTATTAGGGAGAATTAGTTATTAGGGATTTCTTAAGTTAGTTTCATCTtgtttttctgttttatttttctatttggaAAAAAGTATTGGAAAAAAGTgaactaatattattaattttaggaACAATAATTTCTCTAATAGTGCTCGAATTCTTTCGTATCTACTAAtttaatgtttgatttaatttttaggcACTTTagttattacaaaaaaattatgtcaatatagttattttaattgatatatCATATAAAATTGAATCTCAACGCCCATTAATTGATTGTTTACTATATAAAATCGAGTTCTATTATCTCTCAATGTAGAGGTGATAGAGTAAAAGTAAATTGTAAATATAATAGATTAAATCACGATTTTGTATCATTAGCAATTCATGACGCTAAATCAGCCAAGAATATTTAcgttaaaaaatttagtaagaGATGAATTTGCTAAAGAATGCAGATATTGAACTTCAAGGCACAGTTAATTGGTAAGGCTGAGGTTGCGTGTTCGAACTGCACTCATATATGCAgtcgtttaaaatttaaagacaaaGTTTGTCTCCCGCAAAAGACCTACACTATTTGAATGGATATTAATTTCAATGTGGAAGGTTTAATATATCGTCTTATTATAGTTGAGAACCCTTTAAAATACCTCATACATTTTATACCGAAATAAAATGCAGACATTGTATTGGTAAATTTGGTAAATTGAGCTCTAACTAGATCAACATCTCCAATTTTGCATATTGAAAAGGCAAAATGAATTGGCAAAGAGCATCATATATTCATATTGGtacttcaatttttaaaaacttaataaTTGACTCGACTTAAAAATAATTCAGAGACTAAATGGATAAATTGGTAGAAGACATATATTCCATTATTAATGACCTAATTGGAGTCATCATAACGTATTGGGAATGCAAAAAAGAGGTGGTTGTGTGGATGCCTTGCCTTGTGTTAGTTATTTATTATCCATCATGTGTGATGATAGAGTGAAGGTTGGGATGATTGAATGATGAGGGGCTAAAAGGAGGCTTTTGCATGTGAAGAGTAGGAAATGGTGATATCAATCCCACCAAAAATGCCTATCTTTTTCAACCAACAATATATGTGGGGGATATGTCTTTACTTTATATGTTTTAGAGGTGATTATTACACGCAATCAAAAGCCAtgccaaaattgaaagaaagtgaaaaatttataaagccCCTAAATGATGAATCAGCCGAGAATCATTTTTAAATCGAACAATCAAATGAAAACAAGAACTAATTAAAGATGCCTTGAGCCATCACATGAACTCACAACATTAAAACTACTCAAATGAACTCATTAGATGTTCAATTCTCAAAACATTTGATCTTTAAGACATGCTAATCCTTTATAAACAACGGTAAATGCAATTCAAATGAACAATGTTACAAGTGTATatagtaaaattacaaaaaatcaaattaatctcaCAGAATTCTCTTTGGTTCACAAATGTTTAAATGGGTAAAAAGTAAACTCTTAAATCAACACATGCATATCCTACCATAAATTTGTCTTTAGTCCACAATTCTACTATTTAACtaatcaaattacaaaaatcaaaatggacttaaaagggtgaaaatgaagttttctttattttttcttttccattcACTTGAATCTCTTCCGTTTCGTCGCTACAGTACATGTTGATTGGATGGATTAtgtcatatttaaatttttttttcctttcgtttcaactcatttatatttaatctatttttttctagCTCGGCTATGTAAGAGTATACTAGAAGGTAAAACAAATGTGTAAGTAGCTTGACAAAATCTGCagtacaaaataaatcgaaaaCTAGAATATCAAATACATCTAActctataattaaatattatctaTTTTCAACTTCTTATGCCTTAGAATAtcattctcttttatttttttatttctttctctttttttctttctttttcttttattatcaataagcacatttttctatttttattttcttattttttcccAACAATTTCATAAGGCAATTACACATACGTTCAAAACTGAAGAGATGTCCAAAAACACAAATTAGGATGTATTAGACATCCTCACGcttgtttttaaaattcatattcacCATTGTTGCAAATTTGCTGCTATTTTTGCTGCAAAAATGCTGCTGTTTTGGGTGCAAAATTATGTACAAGTTGCTGACTTCAAGGCTGAAATGGTTCTCTCAATTGCTTTTGATGCCTGTAAACAGTTGGTCAAAATTGATATTTCTTACCGCTGTAACGTGCTTCATGATAACGTGATTGGTTAATTtgttgttcaattttttttttgttatgcttTATTGCGAGATGAGAATGTGCAACAAGCGTATATTTTGAGCATTAAAAGCTAATATATAATTGTTTACTATGGTCTTGGGTTTGAAGAAGAGTATGACAAACTAAACTTCATCCATATTGATGTCGCTCTCTACTCCTCAAGTCAGCTGTTTTTGGTGCTTCTACAAAGTTGTTTCAAGCTGAATATATAAGATATATGTTCAGTTTGAGGGGGGATATTAGAACATATTGATGTTTTTGGTGCTTCTACAAAGTTTTACTGCTCAAGTCTGCTATTTTTGGTGCTGCTGTGTGCCTGCTCTAGATCATCAACAAATGTGTTGCTCCAGCTAAGGTACGGCTCAGCTCCAGTTAAGGTACAACTCAACAACATAAGTAGGCACGGTTATATTCTGTTTTGTATATAAATAGCTTTAGGCTTTATTTTTCAATCTAAGTTTTGTAATCTACAAACTTCAATCAAAGCTCCGTTATTCTGTCAAATTTTGATACATTTCgcaaatttcaaattttcacCCGAGTCCTATTGATTTATGTCGGCTAAAATAAGCAAAATTACTCAATTATCATTCTCAAAAGTTGTTTATAAGTAAATGTAAATTCTTATCCAACTCATCAAATAGGAGAAAAGTGGAAAATAACATTCTAAGAACTTTGACATGGCAGTCAAATATGACAAAGGCATTGGTATACAGTTCATAAGTCAAGTATAAGAATATCGGAACAAGAAAACCAAAGCATACCCATAACATCCATATAAATCTCACcaaaatttcacaaaattaaagacaaaaataacctaaataagataaaatgaaaacaaaagaaaacacaCAAAAGTAAAAACAACCTaggctaaaaataaaaaacagaatgTTTTCTTCGTCTTCACACTCATCAAtgtattgttttatatttgatttaatgaagtttgatgaataaaaaaaattgaaaataaatagcgtgtttagaattgtttcgtaattttcccgcattttgattttttcttttttttctttttttcttagtTGTTGCTATTATATAAGGATTCCTAACATTATCTGCATATCCGATCTGGGCTCAAGCCCGTGTTGTACTGCACATAAGGCTTACAGAATTGTTTGATGCTTTCAGGTCCATGAACAAATAATTACGTCATGACCACAGAAGTTTTGCAGTTTTAAGaaggaaaaaagaagaagaattgcTCGACTTTTTTGTTCAATAATTATCAATAAGAAATGTGTGAAATTCTGATTAGGGTTGGTAATGAGTAGGGTgatcaaaaatttaattgaactgCATTaaccaatttatttttaattcggttgatttttttaattaatttagttaattagatCGGTTTGGTTAATAACAAAATTCAGTTTTGTTAAgattaaaagttttaaaaaatttgattaactaaaaaacaatttgttttaatttttaatgattattcttTATACTGTTATCGGTTTAACCTTATTAACCGAACTTACCGACAAATTTGGTCGGTTTGATTTTGTATTTagaattttggttaaattgattaatttggtCCTTTCGAAATTGGGTTTGTTAAAAAACGTCTAATTTGGTAACAgataattcaattcaattttaacCAATTAACAAATTGTTCACATCTAGTAATGTCTGTAAGTAATTGCTGACATTgtcttatatatataaatacgaCCCTTTGAATTTATGTTATTACTAATAGATcgtacaattattttaaaaagtaaattacaTATGGGACCGTTTGGATTGAAAATTTTTGAATCCATAAATTTcactaaaattatgaatttaaaatcCATAAAATGTAAAATCCATGGATCTAAAGTTCCACtatttagaattaaaataaatacatgaattttgaattttttttataaataataaaagtttacaataataataataatactgaATTTTAACTTTTCAACCTTTTATGTGGAAAGTCAAATGAAAATTTTTGAAGGATGAGAAATGtcaaaaatttatgaatttttaagatttttattatcatgtcaAACAATAATTTGgtgaaattcataaatttatggTTTTTTCCCTTCTAAATCTATCACCCTATGTTATATGTTAACTTCATCAACGAGCttatttaataaacaaaaaaatttaacataacctctcaatttattttttaatctaaattaatcTGAGATTAtggcaataattttttttttcataattcaataatttaataaatgacGATTATTAAAACTAGTATAGTatctgataggagtaaaatactcctatattacgaGTCTCTTTCGCATCGCTTTGTATACTTTTGTGCATGTTTCGAGTGATTATAtcgcttattacgtgttttagtgtTTCAGGATAAACGGAGCATATGTGAAGGGTTTTGAGTCCAAAAGAGCAAAGAATCGATGATATGTGGAAGTCGAGAGATGGATTGAAGCAAGGGGCGAGGTAAAAATCAAAGAAGCCCTTCTCATgcatggtctcgatcgagaagcacaattacaccttgcttctcgatcgagaagaagagCAAAAATCGGCAGAGTTTTTGGACatcaagcttctcgatcgagaagctgactttaatgaagcttctcgatcgagaagggccAGAATTCAGCATCTCAAATCAGTTTTGGGTCTTGTGCTCTCTTGGCCCACTTCCACTTTTGGACAAACAAGCTTGTAATAggatgttttttatttcctttttgggctTTACTATATTAGGACACCTTATGTCACATTTTAGGGTAAGCCTCTTTTTGTAGCAACATTTATTACTCTAGcaattattctcttagtttTGTGTGACTTgttcttggagattcctccattgttaaggatttgaagcttttatttccagattttgggttttgaattcatctttaatacaagcttagttattgaatcttcattatcttgttcatgctttattgttcttcattgttatttgaggtaagctttctcacttttattatgttgatttactattgcttagttgttgtttttactttaatcatgagtagctaaactcctagtctaggggttgtttATGATTGCTATGTTTGGTTGttagatgattggttagggttgtatgggttagggttttgttgtgtttaatgATCTTAATGCTTGGATTAAGTTAGCTCCTTAATTGatgatttgtgtttgattagtgaggaCGAGAGTTAAGCTAATTGAATAGACCTCGTTAAGCATAAGCTTAAGACCTAAATGCGCgagagtgatttagggatttagcggttgttgagtttgcggattaatcggattgattgTTGTAGTCGACATCCACTTGTGCGAGAGTGATTTGGATTTCGACTCATTAATCAATTGTCGATTCGTCAAAtctccggctcgagagagcggatttagaTACCTTAGAATGGCTCGACCCGAACCAACACCCATTTACCCGACCTATTACCTAGGAATCTCAatggcatgattagcaacccttaggcgcttttaattatcgtttttaatCCTTTGATCAATTAGTCGTTTAATTCTTAATTACTTCTTAGTCTAATCAgtgattgtttaattttagttccgctgttattaatcaaaaatccaactactctttgctttccgaattgaaaatcaaagtcaatttcattcactttaaaccccttgtctccgtgggatcgacatccgacttccggattactacGAGCTGGCATTATTGCGTGAGCATTTTtgtcaacaagtttttggcgccgttgccggggactaggttgcgtttaattgattgaaagtattttgaaattcggtcaaGTTAGCGttaatttctgtttttactGTTATTGTTCGTTCTTGCGTTTTCGTGATTTACGCTCGGTTCTCTTGTCGTTGTTTGTGTAGGAATTTACCCtttgtgtatgcataatacaagGCGTGCTAATCTCCCACTTGAACCTTTTCAAGAGGATCTCGGTAGTTACGAAAGAGGCGTGAGAA
This window of the Mercurialis annua linkage group LG5, ddMerAnnu1.2, whole genome shotgun sequence genome carries:
- the LOC126683487 gene encoding CBL-interacting serine/threonine-protein kinase 25-like; translated protein: MNNNGARHILFGKYEMGRLLGQGTFAKVYKGRNLATQENVAIKVVNKDQVKKQGLMEQLKREISVMHNLVKHPNIVELKEVLATKLKVFFIMEYVKGGELFAKVKKGKLKEDIARKYFQQLISAVDYCHSRGVSHRDLKPENLLLDENGDLKVSDFGLSALPEQNLNDGLLHTQCGTPAYVAPEILRKKGYDGAKADIWSCGVVLFVLLAGYLPFQNENLMKMYLKIFKADYEIPPWISKDSRILISKLLVVDPEKRISIPNIMENRWFRKGRQENSITEERKLVSETKNNNQNSPPFYNAFEFISGMSSGFDLSSLFETKKRSSSMFTSKSPAPEILTKLESAANELNLIRVASDSEFKVKLQRKVQGRKGKLAVMAEVYEVAPQVAVVQFSKSAGDSLEYSKFCEEGFKPALKDIVWSWQGETNTFNN